The Gemmata palustris genome includes a region encoding these proteins:
- a CDS encoding carboxypeptidase-like regulatory domain-containing protein translates to MPHIITLPKVPFAGRWLPVLGLFCVTLGLAGCGSSGDKGTVTGKLTVKGAAPAPGTLIKFIGADGKESSSIVNADGTYTVNEVPPGDTKIVVTGSGPVKVVGQTAAMPGMPEAGKGAAIPKKYATAGAIPSFAVKKGSNTHDVDLQ, encoded by the coding sequence ATGCCTCACATCATTACTCTGCCGAAGGTTCCGTTCGCGGGCCGGTGGTTACCGGTGCTCGGCCTGTTTTGCGTGACACTCGGTCTCGCGGGCTGCGGAAGCTCGGGGGATAAGGGCACCGTCACGGGGAAGTTGACCGTGAAGGGCGCGGCCCCGGCGCCGGGAACGCTCATCAAGTTCATTGGGGCCGACGGCAAGGAATCGAGTTCGATCGTCAACGCGGACGGTACTTATACCGTCAACGAAGTGCCGCCTGGAGACACGAAGATCGTCGTCACAGGCTCGGGGCCGGTCAAGGTCGTCGGCCAAACGGCGGCGATGCCCGGTATGCCCGAAGCCGGCAAAGGTGCGGCCATCCCGAAGAAGTACGCGACGGCCGGCGCGATCCCGAGCTTCGCGGTCAAGAAGGGCAGTAACACGCACGACGTTGACCTGCAGTGA